The following are encoded together in the Trichomycterus rosablanca isolate fTriRos1 chromosome 19, fTriRos1.hap1, whole genome shotgun sequence genome:
- the adrm1 gene encoding proteasomal ubiquitin receptor ADRM1 isoform X1: protein MNVPAMTSEDQEVDLASVLTPDIMAPILANSEVQQRLQPYLPTGESLPQSAEEIQNTFTSPQFQQAMSMFSSALASGQLGPLMNQFGLPAEAVDAANKGDVEAFAKAMESSFGKKDDSGKSKDKKDDDEDMSLD from the exons ATGAATGTGCCTGCCATGACTTCAGAGGACCAGGAAG TGGACCTGGCGAGTGTGTTGACTCCTGATATTATGGCTCCCATTTTAGCGAATTCTGAGGTACAGCAGAGACTGCAGCCTTACCTGCCTACAGGAGAATCACTACCACAGAGTGCTGAGGAGATCCAGAACACATTTACCTCACCACAGTTTCAGCAg GCCATGAGCATGTTCAGCAGTGCACTGGCCTCTGGGCAGCTCGGTCCTCTCATGAACCAGTTTGGTTTGCCGGCCGAAGCAGTGGATGCAGCTAACAAAGGAG ATGTGGAGGCTTTTGCGAAGGCCATGGAAAGCAGCTTTGGAAAAAAGGACGATTCTGGTAAATCCAAAGATAAgaaggatgatgatgaggacaTGAGTTTGGATTAG
- the adrm1 gene encoding proteasomal ubiquitin receptor ADRM1 isoform X2, with protein sequence MDLASVLTPDIMAPILANSEVQQRLQPYLPTGESLPQSAEEIQNTFTSPQFQQAMSMFSSALASGQLGPLMNQFGLPAEAVDAANKGDVEAFAKAMESSFGKKDDSGKSKDKKDDDEDMSLD encoded by the exons a TGGACCTGGCGAGTGTGTTGACTCCTGATATTATGGCTCCCATTTTAGCGAATTCTGAGGTACAGCAGAGACTGCAGCCTTACCTGCCTACAGGAGAATCACTACCACAGAGTGCTGAGGAGATCCAGAACACATTTACCTCACCACAGTTTCAGCAg GCCATGAGCATGTTCAGCAGTGCACTGGCCTCTGGGCAGCTCGGTCCTCTCATGAACCAGTTTGGTTTGCCGGCCGAAGCAGTGGATGCAGCTAACAAAGGAG ATGTGGAGGCTTTTGCGAAGGCCATGGAAAGCAGCTTTGGAAAAAAGGACGATTCTGGTAAATCCAAAGATAAgaaggatgatgatgaggacaTGAGTTTGGATTAG